Genomic DNA from Candidatus Sulfurimonas marisnigri:
ACTAAAATAAATTCTAAAGAGCAAGTTCAAGATTTAGTTAACCAGTTAAATGAGGCTATGGCTCCTATGAATACAAATCTGAAGTTTGGTGTAGATTCACAAGATATATTTTATGTTTCTGTAATAGAGTCTGAGACAAGTAAATTAATTAGAAGGTTTCCCGCAGAACAGGCTGCTGATTTTCTTCCTAAAATGCAAGAAGTTACAGGGATACTATTTGACTTAAAAGGGTAGTTTCCACCCTTTCTTGAAATGATTTTTCCAATTTTCAAATCTCCACTAGCCTTGAATTTTAATTTATATAACTGCTGCTAACCATTTTTTAATCTCTTTTATTGTAGTATCACAACATTTATTTTGCGCACAAGGGTTTTTTATATGAAAAAAGAAGTTAAAAAAGTAGTCTTAGCATATTCTGGCGGACTTGATACTAGTGTTATTTTAAAATGGCTACAAGAAGAGTATAAAGCTGAAGTTATTACATTTACCGCAGATTTAGGTCAAGGTGAAGAGGTTGAACCTGCTCGTCAAAAAGCACTTGACAATGGTATCAAACCTGAAAATATTTTTATTCTTGATATTCAAGAAGAGTTTGTAAAAGATTATGTATTTCCTATGTTTAGAGCAAATGCAATTTATGAAGGTGAGTATCTACTAGGAACATCAATAGCAAGACCACTCATAGCAAAAAAGCAAATTGAAATTGCTGAAAAAATGGGTGCAGATGCAGTAAGTCATGGCGCAACTGGAAAAGGAAATGATCAAGTTAGATTTGAACTTGGATATCTAGGACTAAATCCTGACATCACTGTAATCGCTCCCTGGAGAGAGTGGGATTTAAACTCTCGTGAAAAACTTCTATCATATGCAAGAGAACATGGAATCAACATAGACCAAAAACATGTTGATACAGATGGGAATCCAACTGTAAGCCCTTACTCTATGGACGCAAACCTACTTCATATCTCGTATGAAGGTCTTCACTTAGAAAATCCAATGAATGAGCCTGAAGAGACTATGTGGTTGTGGTCAAACTCTCCAGAGAACGCTCCTGATGAAAAAGAGTACATCACCATCGGATACAAAAACGGTGACCCAGTTTCTTTAAACGGCAAAGAATTGTCTCCGGCTAGTATACTTAGAACTTTAAACGAATATGGAAACAAGCACGGTATTGGTAGAATTGATATTGTTGAGAATAGATTTGTTGGTATGAAAGCTCGTGGATGTTATGAAACACCAGGTGGAACAATTATGCTCAAAGCACACCGTGCAATTGAGTCTATCTGCTTAGACAGAGAAGAAGCTCATATGAAAGATGGAATGATTGCAAAATATTCTGAGCTTATTTACAATGGGTTCTGGTTCTCACCTGAGAGAGAAATGATGCAAGCGGCAATCGACACAACTCAGAAATACGTTCAAGGGACTGTAAAACTTAAACTTTACAAAGGCAACGTAGAAGTAGTTGGTCGTGAATCTGATATGTCACTATATTCAGAAGAGCATTCTACATTTGAAGAAGATGAAGTTTACAATCAAAAAGATGCAGAAGGTTTTATTAGACTAAACGCTCTTAGAAGAATTATTGCTGGTAAAAAAAGAAATAAATAAAGGACTAAAATGAGTATTATAAAAATTGATATGAATTCACCTGAGTTCCAAGAAAGAATGGAAAAAACAGTAAAGTTTACAGATAAAGTAATTAATCAATTTGGTTGGGAATACAACCCTCAAGAAGAAGTTAATGAAGGTGTACAAATGGGTCTTGCTCGCAATAAGATGATGTACAACAAACTGTTTTGTCCATGTTTTATGGTTGAAGAAGTTGATGGAAAACCACAAAGTGTAGATAATAGAATTTGTCCTTGTGCCCCTGCTAT
This window encodes:
- a CDS encoding flagellar protein FlaG; this translates as MDGIANVAKQQTQVGSQETQGRVVQQQVQKVDVVKEIQKESSNTETKINSKEQVQDLVNQLNEAMAPMNTNLKFGVDSQDIFYVSVIESETSKLIRRFPAEQAADFLPKMQEVTGILFDLKG
- a CDS encoding argininosuccinate synthase; amino-acid sequence: MKKEVKKVVLAYSGGLDTSVILKWLQEEYKAEVITFTADLGQGEEVEPARQKALDNGIKPENIFILDIQEEFVKDYVFPMFRANAIYEGEYLLGTSIARPLIAKKQIEIAEKMGADAVSHGATGKGNDQVRFELGYLGLNPDITVIAPWREWDLNSREKLLSYAREHGINIDQKHVDTDGNPTVSPYSMDANLLHISYEGLHLENPMNEPEETMWLWSNSPENAPDEKEYITIGYKNGDPVSLNGKELSPASILRTLNEYGNKHGIGRIDIVENRFVGMKARGCYETPGGTIMLKAHRAIESICLDREEAHMKDGMIAKYSELIYNGFWFSPEREMMQAAIDTTQKYVQGTVKLKLYKGNVEVVGRESDMSLYSEEHSTFEEDEVYNQKDAEGFIRLNALRRIIAGKKRNK